The Thermovenabulum gondwanense genome contains a region encoding:
- a CDS encoding tripartite tricarboxylate transporter permease, protein MDILQYLLYGFKVAMTPVNIIWLIFGSILGTVLGMLPGIGPTTGIALLLPLTFTMNPTTALITMSAVYYGAMFGGSRSSILLNIPGDGAAVASCFDGYPMAKNGQAEAALAISAIASFISGMLSTIAFVFLALPIARFALKFGPPEYFALMLFALAATASISKDELLKGIISLLLGLMISTVGIDLQSGVQRFTFGIPELQMGIDFIVVIIGIYGMSEVFINFETILKQGTKPIQTKFKRIWITMEQWKRSILPILRETPVGFFIGVLPGAGGTIAAMMAYNNEKQLSKEPEKFGKGAIEGLAAPEAANNACSVGALIPMLTLGVPGSGTTAVMLGALMIYGLQPGPLLFQQHPEIGWGVIASMFLGNVICAIINIPLAGLLVRVLSIPPKILYPIIIGICFIGVYAINMSVVDFYLLIIFGIIGYFMKKYDIPTAPLILACIVGANIEQYFRQSLMLSNGSLRIFFRSGISITLLFLALISIVYPFISDYIKTRKQKPGYKAI, encoded by the coding sequence ATGGATATTTTGCAATATTTACTTTACGGTTTTAAAGTTGCTATGACCCCGGTAAATATAATTTGGCTTATCTTTGGCTCTATTTTAGGGACCGTCCTTGGAATGCTCCCCGGTATTGGACCAACAACTGGCATTGCCCTTTTACTCCCTTTAACCTTTACAATGAATCCTACTACAGCTTTAATTACTATGAGTGCTGTTTATTACGGGGCAATGTTTGGAGGGTCAAGAAGCTCAATTCTTTTAAATATACCAGGCGATGGTGCAGCAGTAGCTTCTTGCTTTGATGGTTATCCCATGGCAAAGAACGGTCAAGCGGAAGCAGCCCTTGCTATTTCAGCGATAGCTTCATTTATTAGCGGTATGCTTTCAACTATTGCCTTTGTATTTTTAGCTTTACCTATTGCAAGGTTTGCATTAAAATTTGGTCCTCCAGAATATTTTGCTCTTATGTTATTTGCGCTTGCGGCAACTGCTTCTATTTCTAAGGATGAGCTTTTAAAAGGTATAATATCTTTACTTTTAGGTTTAATGATATCCACTGTAGGTATTGATTTACAGTCCGGTGTTCAAAGATTTACTTTCGGAATTCCCGAACTGCAAATGGGCATAGATTTTATTGTGGTAATTATCGGTATTTACGGAATGAGCGAGGTATTTATCAATTTTGAGACAATCTTAAAACAGGGAACAAAGCCAATACAGACAAAATTTAAAAGAATATGGATTACAATGGAACAATGGAAGAGAAGTATTTTACCTATATTAAGAGAGACTCCTGTTGGGTTTTTTATCGGAGTGCTTCCTGGTGCGGGCGGAACTATAGCAGCAATGATGGCTTATAATAATGAAAAGCAGCTTTCAAAAGAGCCAGAAAAGTTTGGCAAGGGTGCAATAGAAGGGCTTGCTGCACCCGAAGCGGCCAATAATGCTTGTTCCGTAGGTGCTCTCATTCCAATGCTTACCCTTGGTGTTCCGGGCTCCGGTACTACAGCAGTAATGCTTGGTGCTTTAATGATTTACGGTTTACAGCCAGGGCCGCTTCTTTTCCAACAGCACCCTGAAATAGGTTGGGGTGTTATTGCAAGTATGTTCTTAGGTAATGTAATTTGTGCTATTATTAATATCCCCTTGGCGGGACTTCTTGTTAGGGTATTATCCATACCACCGAAAATTCTCTATCCGATTATAATAGGTATATGCTTTATTGGTGTATATGCTATAAATATGAGCGTAGTAGATTTTTACCTATTAATAATTTTTGGGATAATTGGTTATTTCATGAAAAAATACGATATACCGACAGCTCCTTTAATATTAGCATGTATAGTTGGGGCAAATATAGAGCAGTATTTTAGACAATCTTTAATGCTTTCAAACGGTAGCTTGAGAATATTTTTCCGCTCGGGAATTTCAATAACATTACTATTTCTTGCTTTGATTTCAATCGTATATCCTTTCATATCCGATTATATAAAAACGAGAAAACAAAAGCCCGGTTATAAAGCTATATAA
- a CDS encoding 4Fe-4S dicluster domain-containing protein: protein MRKILMISPEKCTGCRTCELACSFVKTEVFNTKVSRITVFAFDEAAVSVPMTCMQCDTPYCMKVCPTSAISKTEDGVVKVNGEKCIGCKLCIAACPLGNITLSTVEGKIVKCDLCGGEPKCVEFCPTGAIEFKEVSPNVLERKKAIARKFKELLGEAKE, encoded by the coding sequence ATGAGGAAGATACTTATGATATCACCGGAAAAATGCACTGGCTGCAGGACCTGCGAGCTTGCCTGTTCTTTTGTCAAAACAGAAGTATTTAACACGAAAGTATCACGAATTACCGTATTTGCCTTCGATGAAGCGGCAGTTTCGGTACCGATGACTTGCATGCAGTGCGATACGCCCTACTGCATGAAGGTGTGTCCGACCTCGGCTATTTCTAAAACGGAAGACGGTGTGGTAAAGGTTAACGGCGAAAAGTGCATAGGTTGCAAACTCTGCATAGCAGCATGCCCTCTGGGAAATATCACCTTAAGCACCGTAGAAGGCAAAATAGTAAAATGCGATCTGTGTGGCGGAGAACCGAAATGTGTGGAATTTTGTCCGACCGGTGCAATAGAATTTAAGGAAGTTTCCCCAAATGTTTTAGAAAGGAAGAAAGCAATAGCCAGGAAATTTAAAGAACTTTTAGGGGAGGCGAAGGAATAA
- a CDS encoding tripartite tricarboxylate transporter TctB family protein gives MKKDMVTGLSAIILGLLYTYKALSLPKASIGNPMAPLYFPLSLGVLMILIGVIVVIVEKSTKIISESKKEAIDEKDKGYIKLIIGTIIASIIYAILFDKIGFIISTILFLSFILFMINGKEKWVTNIIVSVLFTFSVWYIFEKLINISLP, from the coding sequence ATGAAAAAGGATATGGTTACCGGACTAAGTGCAATAATTTTAGGACTTTTATACACTTACAAAGCATTGAGCCTTCCTAAGGCATCCATTGGTAATCCGATGGCTCCATTATATTTTCCACTTAGCCTTGGTGTTTTGATGATTTTAATAGGAGTAATAGTAGTTATTGTAGAAAAGAGTACGAAAATTATTTCCGAAAGTAAAAAAGAGGCAATAGACGAAAAAGATAAAGGCTATATTAAACTTATAATCGGGACAATAATTGCATCTATAATATATGCTATACTTTTTGATAAAATTGGGTTTATTATTTCGACTATTTTATTCTTAAGTTTTATTCTTTTTATGATTAATGGCAAAGAAAAGTGGGTAACAAATATTATAGTTTCAGTATTATTTACATTTTCAGTTTGGTATATATTTGAAAAATTAATTAATATAAGTTTACCGTAA